One genomic region from Leptospira tipperaryensis encodes:
- a CDS encoding SDR family NAD(P)-dependent oxidoreductase, translated as MRFKDKIVLITGGNGGIGLATAKLFVAEGANVIITGRDQNTLDSAVKILGNKARAYRADVLNKAERELLFKGIQEEFGTLDVVFANAGIMKPTPAANTTEEIFDEVLRVNVTGVFMTIQAALPLLKKGSSLILNGSIISTIGAPGTAAYAASKAGVHSMTRVLASELSPRGIRINIVVPGATRTSIWGTTEAANERLNKISASIPLQRIGDADEIAKVVLFLASDDSSYVQGAEIVVDGGSSGLPAGAPIYLAK; from the coding sequence GGCGAAGTTATTTGTGGCGGAAGGAGCGAACGTGATCATCACCGGACGGGATCAAAATACGTTGGATTCCGCGGTGAAAATTTTGGGAAATAAGGCCAGAGCTTATAGAGCCGACGTTTTAAACAAAGCGGAACGAGAATTGCTTTTTAAAGGAATTCAAGAAGAATTCGGAACGTTAGACGTCGTTTTCGCAAACGCAGGGATTATGAAACCAACCCCAGCCGCAAACACAACGGAGGAAATTTTTGACGAAGTTCTCCGAGTCAACGTCACCGGAGTTTTTATGACGATTCAAGCGGCGCTTCCCTTGCTTAAAAAAGGATCCTCGCTGATTCTCAACGGTTCGATTATTAGTACGATCGGAGCGCCCGGAACTGCAGCGTATGCGGCGAGTAAGGCGGGTGTTCATTCCATGACAAGAGTTCTCGCTTCCGAATTGAGCCCGAGAGGAATTCGTATTAATATAGTGGTTCCGGGTGCGACACGAACTTCGATCTGGGGAACGACGGAAGCTGCGAATGAAAGATTGAATAAGATCAGCGCTTCGATTCCTCTTCAGAGAATCGGAGACGCGGATGAAATCGCAAAAGTAGTTTTGTTTCTCGCATCGGATGATTCTTCTTATGTGCAAGGAGCGGAGATCGTTGTCGACGGAGGCTCGAGCGGTTTGCCGGCGGGAGCTCCAATTTATCTTGCCAAGTAA
- a CDS encoding winged helix-turn-helix transcriptional regulator codes for MKRKNLEEDDCPIARSLSMIGEWWSLLILRDAFLGKRRFGEFEKSLGLAKNILTSRLQKLVSHGILEIVPASDGSAYQEYVLTQRGKDLFPILVSLRQWGEKYLYDSKGSNQVLVDELYQKPIRKIEIKSQDGRELKSKDVRLLFLDTKPKSKLAKKKR; via the coding sequence GTGAAGCGCAAAAATTTGGAGGAAGACGATTGCCCGATTGCAAGGTCCCTTTCTATGATCGGAGAATGGTGGTCCCTTTTGATATTAAGAGACGCCTTCTTGGGTAAAAGAAGATTCGGAGAATTTGAAAAGAGTCTGGGACTCGCTAAGAATATTCTTACTTCTCGTCTTCAGAAATTAGTTTCGCATGGGATTCTGGAAATTGTTCCCGCGTCGGACGGAAGCGCGTATCAAGAATACGTTCTTACACAGAGAGGAAAGGATCTGTTCCCGATTCTTGTTTCTCTCAGACAATGGGGGGAAAAATATCTCTATGACTCGAAAGGTTCCAATCAAGTGCTCGTGGACGAACTCTATCAGAAACCGATTCGTAAGATCGAAATCAAATCCCAGGATGGGAGGGAACTCAAATCCAAGGACGTAAGGCTTCTTTTTTTAGATACAAAGCCGAAGTCCAAACTCGCGAAGAAAAAAAGATAA
- the epsC gene encoding serine O-acetyltransferase EpsC produces MTEKQFSPSHFGISPEETRYKKFVESIYEKQNEDPHRYGGRKVARNFISELFNIIFAGYFSDLVFRDIAHVEDNLSVFFLQTKSKLYPYLSSQESSFLGHLTIDGVLEKFKDELPALYEMIWHDATAAYEGDPAAESVKEVILAYSGFYAIAVHRVAHVLHKIGVPIFPRMLSEYAHEKTGIDIHPGASIGRSFFMDHGTGIVIGGTSIIHDNVKIYQGVTLGALSVSKDMALLKRHPTIEQNVIIYAGATILGGDTVIGRNSIIGGNAWLTQSVAPYSIVNQKNEVRVRTSKELDDVIDFTI; encoded by the coding sequence ATGACCGAAAAACAATTCAGTCCTTCTCATTTTGGAATTTCTCCGGAAGAGACTCGTTATAAGAAATTCGTAGAATCGATCTATGAAAAACAAAACGAGGATCCGCATCGTTACGGCGGGCGTAAGGTCGCTCGAAACTTTATCAGCGAACTTTTTAATATCATCTTTGCCGGTTATTTTTCGGATCTTGTATTTCGAGACATCGCTCACGTAGAGGACAACCTTTCCGTTTTTTTTCTTCAGACTAAAAGTAAACTCTATCCTTATCTTTCCAGTCAGGAGTCGAGTTTCTTGGGACATCTAACGATTGACGGAGTTCTCGAAAAATTTAAGGACGAACTTCCGGCTCTTTACGAAATGATCTGGCACGACGCGACCGCCGCCTACGAAGGAGATCCCGCGGCCGAAAGCGTAAAGGAAGTGATTCTCGCTTATTCGGGCTTCTATGCGATTGCGGTCCATCGGGTCGCGCACGTTCTTCATAAAATCGGCGTTCCTATTTTTCCCAGAATGTTAAGCGAATACGCTCACGAAAAGACCGGGATCGATATTCATCCCGGAGCTTCGATCGGAAGGTCTTTTTTTATGGATCACGGAACGGGAATCGTAATCGGAGGAACTTCTATCATCCACGATAACGTAAAAATTTATCAGGGTGTCACCTTAGGCGCGTTATCCGTAAGTAAGGATATGGCTCTTCTCAAAAGACATCCGACGATCGAACAAAACGTGATCATCTACGCCGGAGCTACGATTCTAGGAGGTGATACCGTGATCGGAAGAAACAGTATCATAGGGGGTAACGCTTGGTTGACACAGAGCGTAGCTCCGTATTCTATCGTGAATCAAAAAAACGAGGTAAGGGTCCGAACTTCGAAAGAATTGGACGACGTGATCGATTTTACAATTTAG
- a CDS encoding family 2A encapsulin nanocompartment cargo protein cysteine desulfurase produces the protein MSTSDPFSTNLSDFSDFGKKDLQGLIDPSVIASLAGELFGPLPTNGGVDELILSNSVSSSKPTTQSAAPIETGKILQSGYGLDVHQSDYKRIPEEFLPGASLPSFPGSLTSTNVGVPAPTFSTSFSFLEDIRSFVPQAQGIQINDPFRFQPSVTPNIDISSLKKDFPILKEKINGRDLVWLDNAATTHKPQSVIDRISAFYEHENSNIHRGAHTLAARATDAYEAAREKTAGFLNASSTKEIVFVRGATEAINLVAQTWGAKNIGKDDEIIITWLEHHANIVPWQMLCAQKGARLKVVPVDDLGQVILTEYERLLSPRTKLVSLTQVSNALGTVTPAAQMVAQAHHFGAKVLVDGAQAVSHMPIDVQALDCDFYVFSGHKVFAPTGIGVLFGKSEVLESMPPWQGGGNMIEDVTFEKTVYQSAPFRFEAGTGNIADAVGLGAAIDYLNQIGMQNVADYEHSLLEYGTSQLQRVPGLRLIGTAKEKAGVLSFVLDGFKTEDVGRFLNQEGIAVRSGHHCAQPILRRFGLESTVRPSLALYNTCEDIDALINALFDLRGGRTAGPL, from the coding sequence ATGAGTACAAGTGATCCGTTCTCTACAAACCTAAGCGACTTTTCCGATTTTGGAAAGAAAGACTTACAAGGTCTAATCGACCCGAGCGTCATAGCGTCGTTAGCTGGAGAACTTTTCGGCCCCCTACCGACAAACGGAGGGGTCGACGAATTGATTCTTTCCAATTCGGTTTCTTCTTCCAAGCCTACGACTCAAAGCGCGGCTCCCATTGAAACCGGAAAGATTTTGCAGAGCGGATACGGCTTGGACGTCCACCAATCGGATTACAAAAGAATTCCGGAAGAATTTCTTCCGGGTGCAAGTCTGCCCTCCTTTCCGGGAAGTTTGACTTCTACAAACGTGGGAGTTCCGGCGCCGACGTTCTCCACTTCGTTTTCTTTTTTGGAGGACATTCGTTCCTTTGTTCCGCAGGCTCAAGGGATTCAGATCAACGATCCGTTTCGTTTTCAACCGAGCGTAACTCCAAATATCGATATTTCCTCTTTGAAAAAAGATTTTCCGATTCTCAAAGAAAAAATAAACGGAAGAGATCTCGTATGGCTCGACAACGCGGCTACGACTCACAAACCGCAGAGCGTCATCGATCGTATCTCCGCATTCTACGAACACGAGAATTCAAACATCCACAGAGGAGCACACACGTTAGCCGCAAGAGCGACTGACGCGTATGAAGCAGCAAGAGAAAAGACCGCAGGATTTTTGAACGCTTCGTCCACTAAGGAAATCGTATTCGTGAGAGGAGCGACCGAGGCGATCAACCTAGTGGCTCAGACTTGGGGTGCAAAGAACATCGGCAAAGACGACGAGATCATCATCACCTGGCTCGAACACCACGCAAACATCGTTCCTTGGCAGATGCTCTGCGCACAAAAGGGCGCGAGGCTCAAGGTAGTTCCCGTAGACGATCTTGGACAAGTGATTTTGACCGAGTATGAAAGACTCTTGAGCCCAAGAACAAAACTCGTATCGCTCACGCAGGTTTCCAACGCGTTAGGCACAGTTACACCGGCAGCGCAGATGGTGGCACAAGCCCATCATTTCGGAGCCAAGGTTCTTGTGGACGGCGCACAAGCCGTTTCTCACATGCCGATCGACGTTCAAGCTCTCGACTGCGACTTCTATGTATTTTCGGGACACAAGGTCTTTGCTCCCACTGGGATCGGGGTTCTATTCGGCAAATCGGAAGTTCTGGAGTCCATGCCTCCTTGGCAAGGAGGAGGAAACATGATCGAGGACGTAACGTTTGAAAAGACCGTCTATCAATCGGCTCCATTTCGTTTCGAAGCGGGCACCGGAAACATCGCGGACGCAGTAGGTCTTGGGGCGGCGATCGATTATCTCAATCAGATCGGAATGCAAAACGTCGCGGACTACGAACATTCTCTCTTGGAATACGGAACTTCTCAACTGCAAAGAGTTCCTGGTCTACGTCTGATCGGAACCGCAAAGGAAAAAGCGGGAGTTCTTTCTTTCGTCTTGGACGGATTTAAAACCGAAGACGTGGGACGTTTCTTAAATCAAGAAGGAATCGCAGTGAGATCGGGACATCACTGCGCTCAGCCGATCTTGCGTCGTTTCGGATTGGAAAGTACGGTAAGGCCTTCTTTAGCGCTTTATAATACCTGCGAAGATATCGACGCGCTCATAAACGCGCTCTTTGATTTGCGGGGAGGAAGAACGGCGGGACCGCTTTAA
- a CDS encoding family 2A encapsulin nanocompartment shell protein, with amino-acid sequence MADTTVQHSLGDNAARKLANTTKTAPQYGAITPRWLVRFLDWKPLESGTLRVNRVKDNTSVDVLCGQKDEQPLPETFVNYEEQPREYTLSAISTVLDVHTRISDLFSTPHDQIKEQLRLTIESVKERQESELINNEEYGLLKHASKNQRISTRKGPPTPDDLDELITKVWKEPSFFLAHPLAIAAFGRECTRRGVPPATVSLFGAQFLTWRGLPIIPCDKLLVNGESKPKSTEGKTNILLIRVGEKKQGVIGLFQPGLPGEQTPGLSVRFMGINRSAIGSYLISLYCSAAILTDDAIAVLENVDVGNYHEYK; translated from the coding sequence ATGGCTGATACGACCGTACAACATTCCCTTGGCGATAACGCCGCACGCAAATTAGCGAACACTACCAAAACCGCACCCCAGTACGGAGCTATCACACCGCGATGGTTAGTGCGTTTTTTAGATTGGAAACCTCTCGAATCCGGAACTCTCAGAGTAAACCGAGTCAAAGACAATACGAGCGTGGATGTTCTCTGCGGGCAAAAGGACGAACAACCTCTACCGGAAACATTCGTAAACTACGAAGAACAACCGAGAGAATACACTCTTAGCGCGATCTCCACAGTACTCGACGTTCACACAAGGATTTCCGATTTATTCAGCACACCTCACGACCAGATCAAGGAACAACTTCGCTTAACAATTGAGAGCGTTAAGGAACGTCAGGAAAGCGAACTCATCAACAACGAAGAATACGGACTTTTGAAACACGCTTCAAAAAACCAAAGGATCTCCACGCGCAAGGGTCCTCCTACTCCGGACGATCTCGACGAACTCATCACAAAAGTCTGGAAAGAACCTTCTTTCTTTTTAGCACATCCTCTTGCGATCGCGGCCTTTGGAAGAGAATGTACACGCAGAGGAGTTCCTCCGGCTACGGTTTCTCTTTTCGGAGCTCAGTTCCTGACTTGGAGAGGACTTCCTATCATTCCTTGTGATAAACTTTTGGTAAACGGAGAAAGCAAACCGAAATCGACGGAAGGAAAAACAAACATCCTTCTTATCAGAGTCGGTGAAAAAAAACAAGGTGTGATCGGACTCTTTCAACCGGGACTACCTGGAGAACAAACTCCGGGACTATCGGTTCGATTTATGGGAATCAACCGTTCCGCGATCGGATCCTATTTGATTTCTCTCTATTGTTCCGCCGCCATCCTTACGGATGATGCGATCGCAGTTCTGGAGAATGTCGACGTAGGCAACTATCATGAGTACAAGTGA
- a CDS encoding sensor histidine kinase — translation MIHILQTILEQAHAGYWEKDFEKNTSYLSPAWKSMLGYEAHELEDSIRTWQSHILPEDLDNIRNEFEGYIKTNTRQLYEADIRFRHRNGSIVWFRCTCKLVEVDPKGKPVLMLGTYFNVTESKRIESELKLTVDRLALATKAAKVGIWDLDLIEDRLTWDDAMYELYGVKVDTFSGAYKAWEAGLHPEDLERCRIEHKNAVEGFKDFDMEFRVIWPDGAIRHIKAIAIVQRAASGKAFRMVGTNWDITEHKDSETALKESYELTKVFIEKAPSAIAMFDTNMRYMAASQQWFADYGLIGTPILGRSHYEIFPEIGEEWKQIHKECLDGKVQRRDEELFVRRDGSSQWIIWEVRPWYRSQNEIGGILMYTEDISALKRKELERSRLEEILTRTNEAAQIGSWELDLETNTRVWSKVAKAIFELPEDYIPNGQEGARFFKSELERKRSAEILAESIASGKPFDYEVEIVTAKGNFVWTRSVGKPEYLNGKCIRVSGTFQNIQEQKEREFALQGTLNIVNDQNERLLNFAHIVSHNLRSHAGNITMLLKILEEATTAAEKEEMIAYIKKASDSLMDTVLNLNEVVSIQTNKNIRNTEISLRDYIEKASQTISGDIQKYNVQIRNLVSEAVQVRCNASYMESILLNFLTNAVKYRNPQRNLEITLTAEYQRSRLVLSIEDNGIGIDLNKNGDKLFGMYKTFHNNRDSKGIGLFITKNQVEAMGGRIEVESAINQGTVFRIFFP, via the coding sequence ATGATTCACATTCTCCAAACGATTCTGGAACAAGCCCACGCGGGCTATTGGGAAAAGGATTTTGAAAAAAATACCAGCTACCTTTCTCCGGCTTGGAAATCGATGCTCGGATACGAGGCTCACGAATTAGAAGATTCGATTCGAACCTGGCAATCTCACATTTTACCCGAGGACTTGGATAACATTCGAAACGAGTTTGAAGGTTATATCAAGACCAATACGCGTCAACTCTACGAAGCCGACATTCGTTTTCGACATCGAAACGGAAGTATCGTCTGGTTTCGGTGCACTTGTAAACTCGTGGAAGTCGATCCAAAAGGAAAGCCGGTTCTAATGCTTGGGACCTATTTTAACGTCACAGAATCAAAAAGGATTGAGTCGGAGTTAAAACTCACGGTGGATCGACTCGCACTTGCGACAAAGGCCGCCAAGGTCGGAATCTGGGATTTGGATCTGATCGAAGATCGTCTAACGTGGGACGACGCCATGTATGAATTGTACGGAGTAAAGGTTGATACTTTTTCGGGAGCGTATAAGGCTTGGGAGGCGGGGCTTCATCCCGAAGACTTGGAACGTTGTAGGATCGAACACAAAAACGCGGTCGAAGGATTCAAAGATTTTGATATGGAGTTTCGAGTGATCTGGCCCGACGGAGCCATTCGACACATCAAAGCGATCGCAATCGTTCAGAGAGCCGCTTCCGGGAAAGCGTTTCGTATGGTCGGAACGAACTGGGATATCACGGAACATAAGGATTCGGAAACCGCTCTCAAGGAAAGTTACGAACTCACAAAGGTTTTTATAGAAAAGGCTCCTTCTGCCATCGCAATGTTCGATACTAACATGCGTTATATGGCTGCCTCGCAACAGTGGTTTGCGGATTACGGTTTGATAGGAACTCCGATCCTCGGACGTTCTCATTACGAAATTTTTCCGGAAATAGGAGAAGAGTGGAAGCAGATTCACAAGGAATGTTTGGACGGTAAGGTTCAAAGAAGGGATGAAGAACTTTTTGTTCGAAGAGACGGGAGTTCTCAGTGGATCATCTGGGAAGTGCGTCCCTGGTATCGATCTCAGAATGAGATCGGCGGTATTCTGATGTACACGGAAGACATCAGCGCGCTCAAACGCAAAGAATTGGAAAGAAGTCGATTGGAAGAAATTCTTACTCGAACAAACGAAGCCGCACAGATCGGTTCCTGGGAATTGGATCTCGAAACCAACACGAGAGTTTGGAGTAAGGTCGCGAAGGCCATTTTCGAATTACCGGAAGATTACATACCGAACGGACAGGAAGGAGCTCGTTTTTTTAAAAGCGAACTGGAAAGAAAAAGATCCGCCGAAATTCTCGCCGAGTCGATCGCTTCGGGAAAACCGTTTGATTACGAAGTGGAGATCGTTACCGCAAAGGGAAATTTTGTTTGGACCCGTTCTGTCGGGAAACCGGAGTATCTCAACGGAAAGTGTATTCGTGTTTCGGGTACGTTTCAAAATATTCAGGAACAAAAGGAACGAGAATTTGCGCTTCAGGGAACTCTGAATATCGTCAACGATCAAAACGAAAGACTATTAAACTTTGCTCATATTGTTTCTCATAACCTCCGCTCACACGCCGGAAACATTACGATGCTTCTCAAAATTCTGGAAGAGGCGACGACCGCCGCGGAAAAAGAAGAAATGATCGCGTATATTAAAAAGGCTTCTGATAGTCTGATGGATACAGTCTTGAACTTGAACGAGGTCGTATCCATACAAACAAATAAGAATATTCGAAATACTGAAATTTCTCTGAGGGATTATATCGAAAAGGCGTCTCAGACGATCAGCGGCGATATCCAAAAATACAACGTCCAGATTCGCAATCTAGTTTCGGAAGCGGTTCAAGTAAGATGTAACGCTTCCTATATGGAAAGTATTCTTCTTAATTTTTTAACAAACGCGGTCAAATACAGAAATCCTCAGAGAAACCTTGAAATCACTCTCACAGCGGAATATCAAAGAAGTCGCCTTGTCTTGAGTATCGAGGACAACGGGATCGGGATCGATCTGAATAAAAACGGGGATAAACTTTTTGGGATGTATAAAACCTTTCATAACAATCGGGACTCGAAGGGAATCGGGCTGTTTATCACAAAAAATCAGGTGGAAGCGATGGGCGGAAGGATAGAAGTAGAAAGCGCCATCAATCAGGGAACCGTCTTTCGAATTTTTTTTCCCTAA
- a CDS encoding nuclear transport factor 2 family protein, whose protein sequence is MSLEENKQIVRNYFQFMNEKNFSQAVELLSDELVWWIIGKTKVSGKNDKRTVQLGFKLLHRTFSDFHFILHDFTAEDNRVSLTAESKGKHSNGKLYNNHYHFLFTIEDGRIQSAKEYLDTEHAIWIDQAETQPIS, encoded by the coding sequence ATGAGTCTTGAAGAAAATAAGCAGATCGTCCGGAACTATTTCCAATTTATGAATGAGAAAAATTTTTCGCAAGCCGTAGAATTGTTAAGCGACGAGCTCGTCTGGTGGATCATCGGTAAAACCAAGGTTTCCGGAAAAAACGACAAAAGAACCGTTCAACTCGGTTTCAAACTTTTACACAGAACGTTCTCCGATTTTCATTTTATTCTTCATGATTTTACCGCCGAGGACAATCGTGTTTCTCTCACCGCGGAATCTAAAGGGAAACATTCGAACGGAAAACTCTACAACAATCACTATCATTTTCTTTTTACGATCGAGGACGGTAGGATTCAGAGTGCAAAGGAATATCTGGATACGGAACACGCGATTTGGATCGATCAAGCCGAAACTCAGCCGATCTCATGA
- a CDS encoding NADPH-dependent FMN reductase: MKVLAISGSLRFQSTNSALLRAITKVAPSEMEIITYEELGELPHFSPDIDGEHSPEVVVRYREALKNVDGVLICTPEYAHGIPGVLKNSLDWVVGSGEYVDKPVMALSASPSYMGGDKAHASLLQTLSAMNVPVVESASFPITLARKKMNDQEELVDSETKETFQKAFAEFANAILSSQRAADRNTETTKSA; this comes from the coding sequence ATGAAAGTTCTTGCGATCTCGGGAAGCCTCCGTTTTCAATCCACAAATTCCGCCTTACTTCGAGCCATCACAAAGGTGGCTCCGTCTGAAATGGAGATCATCACCTACGAGGAATTAGGCGAGCTTCCTCATTTTTCACCGGACATCGACGGAGAACATTCTCCGGAAGTGGTGGTAAGATATCGAGAAGCTCTTAAAAACGTTGACGGAGTTTTGATCTGCACTCCCGAATACGCGCACGGAATTCCAGGGGTTCTAAAAAACTCGTTGGATTGGGTGGTCGGTTCGGGCGAATACGTGGACAAGCCGGTGATGGCTCTGAGCGCTTCTCCTTCTTACATGGGGGGCGATAAGGCTCACGCTTCTTTATTACAGACTCTCAGCGCGATGAATGTGCCCGTCGTAGAGTCCGCTTCTTTTCCGATCACTCTGGCCCGTAAAAAGATGAACGATCAAGAAGAACTCGTAGATTCTGAAACCAAGGAAACGTTTCAAAAGGCTTTTGCCGAATTTGCAAACGCGATTCTTTCTTCGCAACGGGCTGCAGATAGAAACACGGAAACTACAAAGAGCGCATAA
- a CDS encoding 7TM diverse intracellular signaling domain-containing protein codes for MGSKFFPAFCFSLFLFEFPLLSQSLIVDSQFRKSNLIGIVERYEDNRTILTREDLEQKNVSFEKVNKVNLGYSSSAHWLRFKIENKEKIGKLYLYELSYPLIDSMELYVKNLDTGEIQKSIAGDRIPFDSREIKHQNFIFPIRLAAQTDYQIMVRILTESSVQFPMTFWSSNEFYNHIVDEQKTFGLYYGIMIAMMAYNLFLFVGTRDRSYLFYVLFLTGYVLFQACLNGLAFQYLWPDSIWWANSSLPFFMFFGGGWGAQFSREFLRMKFYHSTLDRILLAYFVFGMIASVLSLGLNFSIGIKLAIAYVFFMVVLLISSGIVSILKGYRAARFYLSAWIFLLLGIVTYILKTLTLFPSNFVTEYSIQFGSSFEVLLLSLALADRINILKKEKEEAQKKLIDSQKEALEKQTVMTQSFERFVPKQFLNHLGKDDIIDIRLGDQARKEMTIFFSDIRHFTNLSEKMDPKDNFNFLNSYLKRMNPLVIKNCGFVDKFIGDAIMALFPESGEDALKAAIEMQSEVRLYNHHRLKTGYEPIKIGIGIHTGHLMLGTIGTEERMEGTVISDTVNLASRIEGLTKKFDSSILISEKTLQKISDPTHYKMRLIGRAKVKGKEDEVVIFDVYEGLSQFQIDLRNETKYDFEKGVTNFLLKAFDRAQDSFAKVLRVDPTDYAAETYLKALRKTSALRKG; via the coding sequence ATGGGATCGAAGTTTTTTCCCGCCTTTTGTTTTTCTCTTTTCCTTTTCGAATTTCCCCTTTTATCACAGAGCTTGATCGTCGATTCTCAATTTCGAAAATCCAATCTAATAGGAATCGTAGAACGATACGAAGACAATCGGACGATTCTCACTCGAGAAGATTTGGAACAAAAAAATGTCTCCTTTGAAAAAGTAAACAAAGTGAACTTAGGTTATTCCTCTTCCGCTCACTGGCTTAGGTTTAAGATCGAAAATAAAGAAAAGATCGGTAAACTCTATCTCTACGAACTATCCTATCCTCTCATCGATTCTATGGAATTGTATGTAAAGAATTTGGATACCGGTGAAATCCAAAAATCGATAGCCGGAGATAGAATTCCGTTCGATAGCAGAGAAATCAAACATCAGAATTTTATCTTTCCGATCCGTCTCGCGGCTCAGACTGACTACCAAATTATGGTAAGAATCCTTACTGAAAGTTCGGTGCAGTTTCCGATGACCTTCTGGTCCTCCAATGAATTTTACAATCATATCGTGGATGAACAAAAAACTTTCGGACTCTATTACGGAATTATGATAGCCATGATGGCGTACAATCTCTTTCTCTTCGTAGGTACAAGAGATCGATCTTATCTTTTTTACGTTTTGTTTTTGACCGGTTACGTTCTATTTCAGGCCTGTTTGAACGGTCTTGCCTTTCAATATCTCTGGCCCGATTCGATCTGGTGGGCAAATTCTTCTCTTCCCTTCTTTATGTTTTTCGGCGGAGGTTGGGGAGCTCAGTTTTCGAGGGAATTTTTAAGAATGAAGTTTTATCATTCGACCTTGGATCGGATCCTGCTCGCATACTTCGTCTTTGGAATGATTGCGTCCGTTTTGAGTTTGGGGCTAAACTTTTCGATAGGAATTAAATTAGCGATTGCTTATGTATTTTTTATGGTGGTTCTTCTCATTTCTTCGGGAATCGTTTCCATTTTAAAAGGATACAGAGCAGCGCGTTTTTATCTTTCCGCTTGGATATTTCTTCTCTTAGGAATTGTCACCTATATCCTTAAAACTCTCACCCTATTCCCTTCGAACTTCGTAACGGAATATTCGATTCAATTCGGCTCTTCGTTCGAAGTTCTTCTATTGTCTCTGGCACTCGCGGATCGAATCAACATTCTCAAAAAAGAAAAGGAAGAAGCTCAGAAAAAATTGATCGATAGTCAGAAGGAAGCTCTGGAAAAGCAGACGGTTATGACTCAATCTTTTGAAAGATTTGTTCCGAAACAGTTCTTAAATCATCTCGGCAAAGACGATATCATCGATATTCGATTGGGAGATCAAGCTCGCAAGGAGATGACCATTTTCTTTTCCGATATAAGACATTTTACAAATCTATCGGAGAAGATGGATCCAAAGGACAATTTTAATTTTCTAAATTCTTATCTCAAAAGAATGAATCCTCTCGTAATTAAGAACTGCGGTTTTGTGGATAAGTTTATCGGAGACGCGATCATGGCCCTCTTTCCGGAATCCGGAGAGGACGCCCTCAAGGCCGCGATCGAAATGCAATCCGAAGTACGACTCTACAATCATCACCGTCTGAAAACCGGATACGAACCGATTAAGATCGGAATCGGAATTCATACGGGCCATCTGATGCTCGGAACCATCGGCACGGAAGAAAGAATGGAAGGCACGGTGATCTCGGACACGGTCAATCTCGCTTCGAGAATCGAAGGACTCACAAAAAAATTCGACTCTTCCATTCTGATCAGCGAAAAAACATTGCAGAAGATTTCCGACCCGACCCATTACAAGATGCGTTTGATCGGAAGAGCCAAGGTCAAAGGAAAAGAAGACGAAGTAGTAATCTTCGACGTCTACGAAGGACTTTCTCAGTTTCAAATCGATCTTCGCAACGAAACCAAATATGATTTTGAAAAAGGAGTTACAAATTTCCTATTGAAAGCATTCGATCGAGCTCAGGATTCTTTCGCTAAAGTATTACGAGTCGATCCTACCGATTACGCAGCGGAGACCTATCTCAAGGCGTTGCGTAAAACCTCCGCGCTCAGAAAAGGATAA